The Chiroxiphia lanceolata isolate bChiLan1 chromosome 3, bChiLan1.pri, whole genome shotgun sequence DNA segment TCCACCTGTGATAGCTAGAGATGGAGGAGCCCTGCCAGcaaaggatttcttttcccAGGCTTGGCCATCCCACTGTAAACCAAGTGAGGAGACTGCAGAAGCCTCTGAACAACAGTCCCAAcccaaaggcagaaaaaagcaaaggctcAGAATAAGTTTATTGCAAGAGGAATCAGTGCTGCTCCATTCTCACCTGCAGTCACATTTACTGTGCTGTAAGAAGCTCATGTGTGATATGTGCTGACTCTGATGGGGTTTAATTCTCATGATCTGgaatgaaagaaacagagagggTCACTGCCCATTCAGTCTTCATATTCACAACTCCAAAGCAGCCTGCTGCACAGCAAAGCATTTGCACCCCAGGTGCTCATGGGAAAAGCATGGCAGAGTTTGAGCTAGCTTTGAGGCCCTGTTCTCCCAGTCAGGGAAGGCCTTTGATCACAAGCaagcagcagcaacaccagACTTGTGCCAAAGCTCTGTTTGCTCATGCTCGCCAGGTGCCAGCACTAGTGGACTGCCTTGGAGACAGGCATGGGAGAGGGCATAACACCATAGCAAGGTTCTCACTGAGCCATCCCTGGCTGATGCTAGAGCAGCAGTAAGAGAACATCTAGCCTGCTCACGCAGAAGCAGTACTTCAGTCTAACACACAGGCCCAAAGCATATCTGACTCCTTTTCCCTAGGCCATACCTTCCTGGCTGACATCTCACTTTCTCAGTGACTCaacacacaaaataaatctgaagaTCTGTACTTAaaagagccctgcagagccagacATTACCCAGCCCCCAATCCCAGGTGCCTCCAGGGAAGTTATATTAGAAGATATGTAATATTGTCACAGTCTCTCAACCCAGAACATGTCCGGACCACTCTAGCATTTTCACCAGAGATCTGCTTAAGAGCCTCTGACCCTTTACAGGCATGCAGGCATACCAGCTAAGAACTGCAGTTCAGCAAGGAATGGtaggaagaaaaacatcccTAGCTACATCATGCTAGTATGCTCTGGTCCAGGCTGGAGCCCGCAAGGGGAAAAGCAGTATGGGGAACCATGGAAGGGGACAGACTGGTTCTCCAACAGAGTTTAAATACAGCTCAAATAACAAGTAAAAAGAGCCTGCTGGGTAATCACTCAGCACTGCAAATCTCTCATCAATATCAAAAAGTGATGGTAATATTTACTGTGGCTATTCAAGAGCCTGAGGGACAAAAGTAATGAGGGAGCTGTGGGTTATGGATAATGGGCACCAGCACCATTTTGGACACAAGCTGGGATCCAGGCTGACAGAAAAGGGTAGTAATAAAGCTCTCTAAAGCAGTTTGCATCTTCCCCACTTGCCCAGCCTTTGCAATCATGGCCATCTCTGTCTCTTCCAAGGAATGAATTCAACAGCCTCCAAACAAAGGAGGAAGATGCCCAGAGGCAGAAAGGCTTTTACACTTGACACTGAAGCAGTGTGTTTCTTAGAGCCCCTTtcatccctgctgtgccagcatAGCTAATGACCCAAATCCCCTGCACCCCTGGTACAGGTTGACCTCAAATGCCCTGCAGGAGAGAGTACTGACAGGTTCTCCCCTTTTGCACTACTCAGCTGCCTTCAGAACAACAACTGTATGTACCAAATGCAGAGTTAAAGCGGAGCAAGGGCCCAAGGAGTATCTTCTTTGGGAACTCAGAGGTAATACCACTGGAAATGCTCCTTTGCATTCTCTAAGCACAAAGTGCTCCtttgcagaaatgctgctttgcaTCCTCCTAGCTACCGTATTTGGACAAGAGCCAAAACCAGATTCTCCTCTTAGCCTTAAACAGACACAGGCAACTCATCTTTTAGCCCTGCATGGTGTAACACTGGGCACCAGGGTCAGGAGAGGGTTTCCCTGGGGTAGGCTGCCCTTCCTCTGAATTAGCTGGGAGGTGGGACTTAGAGTGGTTGCAATGGCTGACTTGCTTCCTTCCAATCAAGCATGGCAGATTGCAAGTTGGGCCCTCACCTCCATCGTGACGTTGTACACATCCACAGGGACACATTCTAGGCCCTCATCGCCGCAGCAACCCGCACATCTCATCAGAGGCACACAGGATGGCTTGAATATGTACTCCACCTCATCAGGGTACTCCTGGAAAATGTCCACCAGGGTCTCAATTGTCCTGCAGAAGCTGCGCTCGTAGACTTCCAGGAATTTGATAACTAAAAGGAGGAATGGAGGGAATAAGTTAATGAAAACTTAGCTCACGAATGTCTAGTGCTTTGCCCCTTAAAATGAGCCAGACAGTTGCAACACAACTACCCTGTGCTTTTCACTAACAGTCTTGCAGGCCTAAGTCCTTTGTCTGTGCcctacatacacacacacataagtGGGGAAGAGAAACAGACAATCTCTTCCTACAGCTGCTTCGGGCAGCGGCAAGATAGACAATATTTGTCTCAATATTTGTCTCCCTGATGCGTGCCACAGGTGACTCTTCCCAAACCCCTTCTCTGCTATTCCCCATACTCCTGGGATGCTGCCACTAAGCATATCAGCCAAAAAGCACctgaagctgcagcagatgACCTGCACTCTGGATTAAGGCCCTTCACCCCTTTGCCCTTTATCCCCTTTCAAAACAGCCAGTAGATGCCTCAGTGGGTTTTAGAAGGCAAGGGAATAAGCCAGAAGGATCCTTCGTACAGACCTTGGCACAGAGACGCTTTCAAGAACGAGCAGAGGTTCTGAACCATGCAGCTATGTATTTTCACTCTTGCTGTCAGCTACCTCTTTTGCCCATGCAGAACATGCACCTCAGCAGGCCACCTCTGAACCACAACAGCGCCCTACAAGGCACAGCCTCGGTGTCTCCACGCTGACCACTTTCCCAGACCGGGGAATCAAGCCACTCACTGAAAGATTCAAAGCAAGCCCACAGGACCCCCAGGATTAACTAGACTATATATTTGGCTACTGAACCACAATGAGACAGTGTGGGTGAGGGAACAGGGTGGATCTGCCATTATCCCGTGCCTTCCCTACAAATGGAGCAAACATTAACTGCTTGCGATCTGCACTGATTTCACAAGCATTTCTCAATGTTTCCCAGTCTCTTGCCAAAGCTTCATTTTGCTGCTTGGTCAAGGGTTGGAGAGATTTAAAGAGATGAGAGATAGGATAGATAAGTACACACGCACAAAACCCAGGTGCTAGCACACTACTGCAAACAGCGAGTACCTGGAGCCCTCTAGGCCTCCTAGCTCTACCAGCATGCTGGCAACGGAGGATGTCTCAAATGGAGCACAGGATAAGAGTACACACAAAGAGATAGTACCTGCCCCATGCTGTTATGCACTATAATGATCCACCTGTACAGTATGCAGAGTCCTACAGCACCAAGGTTGATAACTCAGAGTGATAAGAGCAAACTGCTTGCATCATGGAAAATAATGGTCTCCAGTAAGCGTTTCTAAAGTGCCTTGAACTTGTGACAAACTGGCATAAAGGTTACTTTGccacaaaaatgcaaaagcttCAGGGCTTGGAGCTCACAGCCCGCAGTTAATTGTTGAAAGTTAATTCTAGGTCATGCAGGGCTGACAGTGCCCCAGTGCTGAAGTGATGAGAGCAGGTAAAAGAGGGGAGGAGCTTCCATCCAAGGAGTTTGGAGTGTCAGAGAGTGTGAGCAGCTATTAAAAGAGAAAGTGGTCTGTGAAAGGGAAATGTAACCTGGCAGGCATGGACTGCTTGTTGGTATTCCTTGTCTAGAAGACAGCATGTTTCTGTTCCCcgttccttctcctcctcttccctcctcccctaAGTGCAGTATATCTCCTATCTATTCTCCTATCTTGTCTGTGGCTACCTCATTCTTCCTGTTCCCCTTCAGAGTGACCTTAGTTACTGCCTATGTTCCAACAAGTTGAACAATTTAATATGTGGGAAATTCTGCAGGCACAATGACAGTTGCTGAATTGCACTGTTGATTATTCACATTGTGCCAGCAGAAAGGATCTGGGAACTAGCAGAAAAGGTACAGTTCTGGATAAAAATGCTTACAGATCTACATCAAGGGGAGGGATGGAAGGtaagagagagggaaagcatCAGTTACCTGTACAGATCAAATGCTCCCCACCACACCAGTCTGGGGCATAAAGAAGGCAGAAACCAAAACAGAGTAGAAAGCTGAAGTGAAACTGATCAATGCCTTACAcacttttttaaatgtttgcacTACCCAAGCAGCTGGATTACACCAGAGAATCCAGACTACAGATTGGCCACAGAACAGTACATTTAACTTCTTTTGCAGAGCCTTTACTTTCACCGCTGCACCCCAACAACCACACGTGAGATCTGGAAGATATGACAAGACCAAATCCTTCCCATAAAGAATCCAGGAGTTTTCACCTTTACTTTAACACATGATGATTTTACAAAGTCTGAATCAGcctctgaaaaggaaacaggGAATCTTTCCGTAGCTGCCAGTCAGAAAATCCAGCCAGGAAAGGTATGTTGCCTTGATTTAGCTGGACACAGAGCAAAACATTGCACATGGAGACTGTGCAACACTCCATAGTTCATTTGCACAGTTAGCACCCAAACCAAACTGGAGCACATGACTGAGGTACAGCCATCCCCACAGCAAAGCCCTGCCCCTGCTACCATACCTACACTTCTACCCCTACGTACTGGGAGTTGTATTCCACACTTTGCCAGGCTGATTCAGTCTGTGCTTCCTTTCCATTAGCTGTGTCAGGGACGGAAGAAGGTCTGTCTTTCATGGGGAAGCACAGGAAGGTCACCAAAGGACTAACACCACTTGGCCTGCTCCCTTCCTGCAATTTGGGCTTCAGCCCACATTAGAAGTTAATCCTGCAATTAACCCACACCCCTACCCTGCAAAACACCTCCAGATTTGAGTCAGAGGTTCTTCATTGTGAATGGAGAGGGAAGCAAGGTTAAAACTCAGTCAGAGCCCACATTAACTCTTCGAGGCAGACATAGACACAGCAGGCAGGATTCAGTCCAAATTTGGAGCAGTGGAGTGGGAACATGCTGGACtagaaaaggagaaagtctATGATCattctgcctccctccccatcAATGGCTTAGGAGCAACACAGACAcgctgttcttttaaaaataaaagtgcagcCACAAGTGCTGGTGGTTTCCTTTATTTATACCAGAAAATCTTTTCTCGTGGAACAAAGAGTGTTTGTCTGACTCCTCTACAACTTCCCGTGCCACAAAACATGTAGAAGGCTCTCTTGAGCACAAAAGGGTAGGGGCTGAAGCTAAAATTACAGTCTCCAACCAGAGTAAGTTCATCCCAAATAAAGACCTGTCACCGCTTGAAATCTCAGAGCAAGCACAAAATGGCCAAAGACACAAAACCACCTTTCGTACCAAACCCAAAGCCCCCAAGAGCTTCAGCAGAAGGAACTACACAACTGTCCTTGTGTAACAGAGGCTCATCACCGTCTCCTCTTCACAAAGGAGAAGCTGAGATATAGAGACAGGACCTCTAAGGTCAAACAGCA contains these protein-coding regions:
- the VEGFA gene encoding vascular endothelial growth factor A isoform X10, translating into MNFLLTWIHWGLAALLYLQSAELSKAAPALGDGERKPNEVIKFLEVYERSFCRTIETLVDIFQEYPDEVEYIFKPSCVPLMRCAGCCGDEGLECVPVDVYNVTMEIMRIKPHQSQHISHMSFLQHSKCDCRPKKDVKNKQEKKSKRGKGKGQKRKRKKGRYKPLSLCEKPRR
- the VEGFA gene encoding vascular endothelial growth factor A isoform X13 — translated: MNFLLTWIHWGLAALLYLQSAELSKAAPALGDGERKPNEVIKFLEVYERSFCRTIETLVDIFQEYPDEVEYIFKPSCVPLMRCAGCCGDEGLECVPVDVYNVTMEIMRIKPHQSQHISHMSFLQHSKCDCRPKKDVKNKQEKCEKPRR
- the VEGFA gene encoding vascular endothelial growth factor A isoform X11; translated protein: MNFLLTWIHWGLAALLYLQSAELSKAAPALGDGERKPNEVIKFLEVYERSFCRTIETLVDIFQEYPDEVEYIFKPSCVPLMRCAGCCGDEGLECVPVDVYNVTMEIMRIKPHQSQHISHMSFLQHSKCDCRPKKDVKNKQEKLIFLPSPSPCDSCMTCRAEPGLS